The genomic window ttccctgcccacccttcaagaactgtatacatccagagtgaggaaaaggactcagaaaatcactctggatacctcacatccaagtcaccccatctttgccATCTGGCCGatgcctcagagccgcaaataccagaacagcaagtcacaggaacagtttcttcccccaggcaatctacctcatgaacagttaaatgctccccacttatgcttatacaaaaaatgtgcaatatccttatatttatttgttacccctccatcctagtacatccctgcatcttactcaatcctattccattatcatttatagcacaattgtttatacacttatttatttgcctatttttttatgtgtgttgttgtctctgtgtactggaagcttatgtcacgataacaaattccttgtatgcgcaagcatacttggcaataaagctctttctgattctgatttctctcttattctgaggtcaccgtagtcaccagatccagtacgtatccagaccagatggtggatcggcatctagaaaggacctctacagctctGAAAGACTGCggagaccaggaaaactagaGCCCTAGATagagatcccctgtaaagaccttgtctcagatgaccaccaggacaagaccacagaaaacagatgattcttctgcacaatctgactttgctgcagcctggaattgaactactggtttcgtctggtcagaggagaactgcccccccaactgagcctggtttctcccaaggtttttttctccattctgtcactgatggagtttcggttccttgccgctgttgcctctggcttgcttagttggggtcacttcatctacagcgatatcattgacttgattgcaaatgaatgcacagacactatttaactgaacagagatgatgacatcactgaattcaatgatgaactgcctttaactgtcattttgcattattgacacactgttttcctaataaatgttgttcagttgctttgacgcaatctattttgtttaaagcgctatataaataaaggtgacttgactagaaGAAGCCGCCACCCCTCGCGCCTCGGACCCGGAGAGGGGAGCACGTGCAGCTGTCGGACTccaccccttacctggacccttcctccacgacaaggacaccagatcccctgtttattttggccactctccccctttggccacttttgtTCCctcttttgctttgttttctgttaataaaagctcTCTCCGAGGCCTGTCACCACGCCCACTGTGTCATTTGCTCCTCCCGCCACAccccatatataaatatacagattaTTTTTCTGCCAGCACAAGATGCTATTATAAAAGGTAGAGATAGAGGTTTCTCTAGTAACGGCTGTATACAAAGCAGCACTGAGCTCACAAACTGATTTATCAGGCATTATTCGAGGAACCCGGCCCGccacaaaataattaatgtattgGAAACACTGCTAGACATTTTACATATAATGGCATGCAGTCTGCATGATTGACTGAATTTATCAAACTAATCTGAACTAAATTCTTAAaatctctgaaaaaaatatgtgaaatattgaaTTAATGTAAATGAATCAGTTTGTACTCACATTCAATATTAAGATAAACAGGTGGAGAGATCAGATGCTCATATCCTGAAACAGCACACTGATAGTTTCCTTCATCTTGACGACTGACTGACTGCAGCTGAAGCTGATTCTCTCTCACGGTTCCTGTAGTTaatctctgtgtgtttctgaacCAGATGAATGTTGTTTGTTGAGGCAGAGAGCAGATGCTTTTACATttcagagtgactgaatctctctctttcacactctgCTGTGTCTCCACCTGCAGATCTgacacaacaacagcaacaacactgATTCACCATcagattaataaaaacataattataacaatattataaCAATTGGAACTTTGAGGTGATGAAACTAGTGAAGAATGAAGCATTTACGtggatgcatttagcagatgctcttatccaaagtgacttcatGTTCATGTATTTCATGGGAACTGAACCCATAACTTTAGCATTACTAGTGTCGTGATCTACTGTTTAAGATACAGGAATAACAGGTGACAGCtgtataatgtgtgtttgtgtgtgtgtgtgtgtgtgtgatgtatttCTGAGAGGTCACTAACTCTACCGGTGACGTCCAGCTGAGCTCCAGGAATCCCCGTCCATTTTCCACTCTCAGTGTATGTAATGAATCTGCAGTAGTAGATGTGTTTATCAGCTTCTGTTACATCTGTCAGAGTGATACTGTACGTGTCTTTATTTTCTTCATCACACTGAACTCTTCCTCTGTTTTCTGGAACTAAACACAGCTTTGGTAGATCTCCATCAGGTACAGCAGGTTTGGTCCAGAAGACTGTTTCAATCTTATAATCACTAGGATATTTTAAAGTACAAGACATTTTCACTGTTGTTCCCTTTAATGCACAAACATATGAAAGGCTGTAATTCACTCCCCAATCCTGCAGACCATCACCCCCTGAAACATGAAACACAGATATGACAAATATTATTAGGCTTTAATGAATCATTTCTTTTAGTTTTCTGCTGATGTTGAACTTGTGAAATAACTAGTGAAATTTTTCACTaatttaaatgaatcagtttGTACTCACCTACTCTCAGATAAACAGGTGGAGAGATCAGATGCTCATATCCTGAAACAGCACACTGATAGTTTCCTTCATCTTGACGACTGACTGACTGCAGCTGAAGCTGATTCTCTTTCACGGTTCCTGTAGTTaatctctgtgtgtttctgaacCAGATGAATGTTGTTTGTTGAGGCAGAGAGCAGATGCTTTTACATttcagagtgactgaatctccctctttCACACTCTGCTGTGTCTCCACCTGCAGATCTgacacaacaacagcaacaacacttTCTCTTTTTCACCATCATCTTAAAGTGagagttcacacaaaaacaaatattcagtcTTTATTATCTTCATCACTCTGTTGTTGTTCTAAAGCCATGTGGCCTCTTTCTTTTTCAGAACACATTGTTACAAATGTCCAGCTTGAGATTATCCAGTTAACAGCAGTTCAACTCGTGTTTACACTTTTCATAACACAAAATTATTTCAATGCTTTACAGCCAATGAATGTTTCAAGTAAACAATGTCTTTGTGGCCAAATAAATTATCTATCATTACATCTTTTAATCTCTtcctttagtttatttttaaataacatgtgACTGTCAAAACAGAAGACTAAAACTAATCTTTTCTGGTAACAACATAATATCATATAACAAATAATGTACAGCTCTAACATAATCCAAGTCAGTATTCAGTTAAAcagataaaatgaaatatgaatggTGATCttcttcagcttttaaaaaaaggattcaaatgcattcaaaaatacTCTCATGCAGCTCATGTTGCATATTCCATGTGGATTCTCTGCATGGTGTGCATATGTGCAATGACACCTGACACATGGAATGTAAGTcaaaatgaacattattttaaaacagtttcaTTAAGAAGAGCATTAAGAAGGTCAAAATTTACATTCATTACATGAACAACCTATCATTTTATGacatttctctttttgtgttcagaAAAAGAAGGAATGTCATATGACAGATGCAGTTGCATAATAAAgtggttggtgtgtgtgtgtgtgtgtgcgtgtgtgtgtgtgtgtgtttctgagaggTCACTACCGGTGACATCCAGCTGAGCTCCAGGAATCCCCGTCCATGTTCCTCTGTTTGTAGTGAATCTGCAGTAGTAGATGTGTTTATCAGCTTCTGTTACATTTGTCAGAGTGATACTGTAAGTGTCTTTATTTTCTTCATCACACTGAACTCTTTCGCTCTTTTCTGGATCTAAACAAAGGTTCAGTGGATCTCCATCAGGTACAGCAGGTTTGGTCCAGAAGACTGTTTCAATCTTATATTCACTGGGATATTTTAAAGTACAGGACATTTTCACTGTTGAACCCTTTAATGCACAAACATATGAAGGGCTGTAATGCACTCCCCAATCCTGCAGACCATCACCCCCTGAAACACGAAACACAGTTATGAGAGAGTGAGGTGGTGTTTCAGGTGTTTTGATCCAGTGCACAAAAAGTATCTTTTTAttttgaccatttttatttttcccgcttggaaaaaacctatataaacatataggttttgatataggtttttaatatatgtgacatatataaaattggccattttcctatattatatgtacatatatgtacatatatgcacaaatatatatgtacatacatatgaacatatatatgccgcctcctcctcttcctcttaaTTGCTTCCTGCACTATCCAATGACGTTTTTAATAGGGTGtccaagatttttatttttgtcctctttttttttttttggcgcacAAATTTTAGCGGATGGGAGTTTTCGTGCACACAGATCTGgcgttttggaagagtgaaaccgatgttttgaaaccgggtcccagagtggatatatttgaaaACGGCGCCTTAGCGTTTCATCTCGACGGCGAAtccgtacattttctgaaaatatggcgtcatcagcccacgtctcgcccctagtcaaacaccactaca from Carassius auratus strain Wakin chromosome 1, ASM336829v1, whole genome shotgun sequence includes these protein-coding regions:
- the LOC113051499 gene encoding sialoadhesin-like, whose translation is MATSLMMSLPLIFVIMTAGGDGLQDWGVHYSPSYVCALKGSTVKMSCTLKYPSEYKIETVFWTKPAVPDGDPLNLCLDPEKSERVQCDEENKDTYSITLTNVTEADKHIYYCRFTTNRGTWTGIPGAQLDVTDLQVETQQSVKEGDSVTLKCKSICSLPQQTTFIWFRNTQRLTTGTVKENQLQLQSVSRQDEGNYQCAVSGYEHLISPPVYLRVGGDGLQDWGVNYSLSYVCALKGTTVKMSCTLKYPSDYKIETVFWTKPAVPDGDLPKLCLVPENRGRVQCDEENKDTYSITLTDVTEADKHIYYCRFITYTESGKWTGIPGAQLDVTDLQVETQQSVKERDSVTLKCKSICSLPQQTTFIWFRNTQRLTTGTVRENQLQLQSVSRQDEGNYQCAVSGYEHLISPPVYLNIEWTQRAALQTVTWTVAGLIFIIIIIIIVIIIVFRRRKRQRECGTEDVNQKQTADSSDDTYTALDPASRTSADIYSTIRSGDSRPPDDTYTALHLQSRSSDYENLAVTSADPH